GAGGAGAAAATGGGTGTCCCTGGGATAGGAAACAAAATTATTATTCATTAAAAGGTTATATTTTAGAAGAAGCTTATGAAGTAGTTGAAGCTCTGGAAAATGAAGATATAGGACATTTAAAAGAAGAATTAGGAGATTTACTTCTTCAGGTGATATTTGAATCCCAAATTGCAAAAGAAAATAAAGATTTTGATTTAATAGAAGTGATTAAGAATATAAATAAAAAATTAATAAAAAGACATCCTCATGTTTTTGAAGATTTAAAATTGAAAAGTGCAGAAGAAGTAAAAGAAACTTGGGATAAAATAAAAGAGGACGAAAAAGGAAACACTATAAAAGGAATAGATGATTATGACAAAGGTCAACCTTCTTTAAATCAAGCTTATGAAATTCAGGAAAATGCTAAGGAAGTTGGTTTTGATTGGGATGAATCTATCAGTATTATTGAAAAATTAGAGGAAGAATTATCTGAAATTAAAGAAGCAATTAAAAATAATGAAAAAGAAGAAATAAAAAATGAAATAGGAGACATAATTTTTAGTGCAGTTAATTTGAGCAGATTTTATAATATCAACCCAGAACTTGCAGTTTTTTCAACAATTATAAAATTTAAAAAAAGATTTAAATTCATGGAAAAAGAGGCCGAAAAAAATAACATAATTTTTTCTGAGTTATCTTTAGAAGAAATGGAAAAATACTGGAAGAAAGCAAAATTAGAATTCAAGGAGGAATAAACTTGAAAAGAATAATTAGTTTAATAGTGATAGTAATTTCATTAATAACCTTAACAAATTATAATATTGTGAAAGCCAATGATTTTGATGTAAGTGTAGATTCGGCTATTCTTTTGGAAGCAGAAACTGGAGAGGTAATTTTTGAAAAAAATGCAGATAAAAAAGTTCCGCCAGCGAGCATTACAAAAATAATGACTCTTTTACTGTCAATGGAAGCTATAGAAGAAGGGAAGTTAAATCTTGATGATAAGATTGAGGTGAGTAGAAAAGCTGAATCCATGGGCGGTTCTCAAATATTTTTACCTGCTGGAGTTGAATTAAAGCTTGAGAAATTACTGGAAGCAGTATCAATGGCTTCGGCTAATGATGCCAGTGTAGCTGTTGCTGAAGCAGTAGGTGGAAGTTATAATAATTTTATTGCCATGATGAACGAAAGAGCTAATGAATTAGGAATGAAAAATACAAATTTTGTTAATTCTACTGGGTTACCTGCAGAAAATCATTATAGTACAGCTCGAGATATATCAATAATGGCTAGAGAATTAATAAAACATGAAAAAGTTTTAGAATGGACTTCTACCTGGTTAGATTATATAGAACTTCCAGAAAGAAAAGCTATGGTGGTTAATACAAATGAATTAATAAAAAAATATGATGGTCTTGATGGTTTAAAAACCGGCCATACTCAGGAAGCAGGATTTTGTCTTGCTGGTACAGCAGAAAATAATAATATGAGGTTAATTTCTGTAGTTCTTAATGGTGACACTTTAAAAGAAAGAGAAGAGGCCACTACTGAGTTAATGGATTATGGTTTTAATACTTTTAGAAAAACAACAGTAGTTGAAAAAGATAAAAAAATAAATAATATTGTTGTGTCTAATGGTAAAAAAACAGTAACGACAGGTACAACAGAAA
The sequence above is drawn from the Halanaerobiales bacterium genome and encodes:
- the mazG gene encoding nucleoside triphosphate pyrophosphohydrolase, translating into MDYNLLSEEITRLVKIMERLRGENGCPWDRKQNYYSLKGYILEEAYEVVEALENEDIGHLKEELGDLLLQVIFESQIAKENKDFDLIEVIKNINKKLIKRHPHVFEDLKLKSAEEVKETWDKIKEDEKGNTIKGIDDYDKGQPSLNQAYEIQENAKEVGFDWDESISIIEKLEEELSEIKEAIKNNEKEEIKNEIGDIIFSAVNLSRFYNINPELAVFSTIIKFKKRFKFMEKEAEKNNIIFSELSLEEMEKYWKKAKLEFKEE
- a CDS encoding D-alanyl-D-alanine carboxypeptidase family protein; translation: MKRIISLIVIVISLITLTNYNIVKANDFDVSVDSAILLEAETGEVIFEKNADKKVPPASITKIMTLLLSMEAIEEGKLNLDDKIEVSRKAESMGGSQIFLPAGVELKLEKLLEAVSMASANDASVAVAEAVGGSYNNFIAMMNERANELGMKNTNFVNSTGLPAENHYSTARDISIMARELIKHEKVLEWTSTWLDYIELPERKAMVVNTNELIKKYDGLDGLKTGHTQEAGFCLAGTAENNNMRLISVVLNGDTLKEREEATTELMDYGFNTFRKTTVVEKDKKINNIVVSNGKKTVTTGTTENEYKTLVRVGQSDNIETKVNLNKEIKAPITKGDVLGQITILKNEEKAGTVNIIAEEKIKKANILVRMWRSFGNWLNGLFS